The following proteins are co-located in the Paenibacillus sp. FSL H8-0079 genome:
- a CDS encoding nucleoside hydrolase-like domain-containing protein, with protein MNKRKWLNGFAAGCLSIILVISGCASKAPQTASDTPNQATEQTGNETQEPATNQAAKGRTVITTDGEVDDMNSVIRFLLYSNEMDLAGIVLTSSVYHYAGDEEAGIKPFRWTGTQWVYDMIDAYGEIYPNLSKHAEGYPEPEQIRAMTKIGNISDKGEMEKETEGSEFLETLFLDDDSRDLIVQTWGGTNTTARALKSIEEQYKDTAEWDTIRKKVSDKLVLYIILDQDDSYNEYIAKNWPDIRILNDQSNFWHFAYAWKMHAEEVNSKLHGDWMVKNILDGHGKLMDMYASMGDGKMIEGELAEEQRGSAEYLKNNPQYDKYDFISEGDSPSFFYLIDNGLRSMEDPSYGGWGGRFGVVNDKLFRNNVLDYDPYTKRYEAEYSLMRWFDDVQDDFAARADWAVTDTYEGANHNPSLTIKEGLDLSVSPGEEVTLHAEGTDPDGDQLTYTWWRYFEADTYEDSKVEQNKVQPEMAGDLLLGLHRDLAKDEQVDTIKLQGSDTEAVTFTVPDDAKSGDTIHIVAEVQDDGEHQLKHYQRVILTVK; from the coding sequence ATGAACAAGAGAAAATGGTTAAACGGTTTTGCCGCAGGTTGTCTCAGTATAATTCTGGTGATTAGTGGATGCGCATCCAAAGCACCGCAAACCGCGAGTGACACACCGAATCAGGCAACAGAGCAGACGGGAAATGAAACCCAGGAACCTGCAACCAACCAAGCTGCCAAAGGCAGAACGGTGATTACAACCGACGGTGAAGTGGATGATATGAACTCGGTCATTCGTTTCTTGCTGTACTCGAATGAGATGGACCTCGCCGGAATTGTACTGACCAGCTCCGTGTATCATTATGCTGGAGATGAGGAAGCGGGGATAAAACCGTTCCGCTGGACAGGCACACAATGGGTGTATGACATGATCGATGCCTATGGCGAGATCTATCCGAACTTGTCCAAACATGCGGAGGGCTATCCGGAGCCGGAACAGATTCGAGCGATGACAAAGATCGGTAATATTTCCGATAAAGGGGAGATGGAGAAGGAAACGGAAGGTTCCGAATTCCTCGAAACTCTTTTCCTCGACGATGATTCCCGAGATCTGATTGTTCAGACATGGGGTGGCACTAATACCACAGCCAGAGCGCTGAAATCGATTGAGGAACAATACAAAGACACGGCTGAGTGGGATACGATTCGCAAAAAAGTGAGCGACAAACTGGTCCTGTATATCATTCTTGATCAGGATGATAGCTACAACGAATACATTGCGAAGAATTGGCCGGATATCCGCATTCTCAACGACCAATCCAACTTCTGGCATTTTGCCTATGCATGGAAGATGCATGCCGAAGAAGTGAACAGTAAGCTTCATGGCGACTGGATGGTCAAGAACATTCTGGACGGACATGGCAAGCTGATGGATATGTATGCGTCAATGGGTGACGGCAAGATGATCGAAGGCGAACTGGCCGAAGAACAACGTGGAAGTGCTGAATATCTCAAGAACAATCCGCAATATGACAAATACGATTTTATATCTGAGGGGGATTCTCCATCCTTCTTCTATCTGATCGATAATGGGCTACGCAGTATGGAAGACCCTTCTTACGGCGGTTGGGGTGGACGCTTTGGCGTTGTGAACGATAAGCTGTTTAGAAATAATGTGCTTGATTACGATCCCTACACCAAACGCTATGAAGCCGAATACTCTCTGATGAGATGGTTTGACGATGTGCAGGATGATTTTGCAGCACGTGCAGACTGGGCAGTTACAGACACTTACGAAGGTGCCAACCATAATCCGTCATTAACGATTAAGGAAGGGCTGGATCTGAGTGTTAGTCCTGGGGAGGAAGTTACTCTTCACGCGGAGGGCACAGACCCGGATGGAGATCAACTGACCTATACGTGGTGGAGATATTTCGAAGCGGACACATATGAGGATTCCAAAGTAGAACAGAATAAAGTTCAGCCAGAAATGGCGGGCGACCTGTTGCTTGGATTGCATCGTGACCTTGCCAAGGATGAGCAGGTGGATACGATAAAATTGCAGGGCAGTGACACCGAAGCGGTGACATTCACCGTTCCTGACGATGCCAAATCAGGCGATACCATTCATATCGTTGCCGAAGTACAGGATGATGGAGAGCATCAGTTGAAGCATTATCAACGTGTGATCCTAACCGTGAAATAA
- a CDS encoding DUF1697 domain-containing protein has product MNYVALLRGINVGGNNKINMKQLKETFEQAGMLDVVTYINSGNIIFADHQERVNANAEISHVLEQAIAADFGLQIRVMVRNMDEIQSVIQALPAEWANDDTAKSDVLFLWDEINEPSVLDKLPIKPGIGTLIYIPGAILYSVSREDASKSGMNKLVGSKVYAYMTVRNVNTTRKIYALMQAAAATSH; this is encoded by the coding sequence ATGAACTATGTAGCCTTGCTGCGGGGTATTAATGTAGGTGGTAACAATAAGATTAACATGAAGCAGCTAAAAGAAACGTTTGAACAAGCAGGCATGCTGGATGTCGTGACCTACATCAACTCTGGCAATATTATTTTTGCCGATCATCAGGAACGTGTCAATGCGAATGCGGAGATATCCCATGTGTTAGAACAGGCGATCGCGGCCGATTTCGGCTTACAGATCAGGGTAATGGTGCGGAATATGGATGAAATCCAAAGCGTTATTCAGGCACTGCCAGCGGAATGGGCTAATGATGACACCGCCAAAAGTGATGTACTGTTCCTTTGGGATGAGATCAATGAGCCCTCCGTGCTGGACAAGCTGCCAATCAAACCGGGAATCGGCACGCTAATTTATATCCCCGGAGCCATTTTATATTCGGTCAGCAGAGAAGATGCGTCCAAAAGTGGCATGAACAAGCTTGTGGGGTCCAAAGTCTATGCCTATATGACGGTTAGAAATGTGAATACCACACGTAAGATCTATGCACTAATGCAGGCAGCCGCTGCTACTTCGCATTGA
- a CDS encoding MFS transporter, which produces MNRIRGSIFFSVFAAMLGLMLIAPIMPPLIRELGMKESHSGLIISLGSIMMAVMAPVWGRFSDLKGRKPIILIGFIGMSVSCALFALALYGGLNAWIGGGLLLTLLIVTRSLIGMFIPAVLSSAQAYMGDVTEGEERGSGMAIISAANGLGLVFGPAIAGAFTIIGLLWPLYFGIFIAIAAFIIALLLIPAAKPVIQAKPPRVNPFQRGLLMYLAAGLVTMIGIMTLQVVGGFYFQDQLALSPAATARMVSFGLMFSGVAMLIMQVIQMKWLKWQPRPMILLGSLFLIASMVLFLVSTQLPMYYFSFFLFGMGSGLMMPGFMAGASLAVSKEQQGGAAGLVAAIQGISAVITPILTTTLYQVDKHIPFMLVAVLVVLMAIMMLGMRKNQPQSVAGSH; this is translated from the coding sequence ATGAACCGAATCAGAGGAAGTATTTTTTTTAGCGTATTTGCAGCCATGTTGGGTCTGATGCTGATTGCACCCATTATGCCGCCGCTTATTCGCGAGTTGGGTATGAAAGAAAGCCATTCCGGTCTTATTATTTCACTTGGGTCCATTATGATGGCTGTCATGGCTCCAGTATGGGGAAGATTCAGTGATCTGAAGGGTAGAAAACCTATCATATTGATTGGATTCATAGGAATGTCTGTTAGCTGCGCATTATTTGCCTTGGCATTGTACGGCGGATTAAATGCATGGATCGGAGGAGGCCTATTGCTTACCCTTCTGATTGTGACGCGTAGTCTGATTGGCATGTTTATTCCCGCCGTGCTGTCTTCTGCCCAGGCCTATATGGGTGATGTGACAGAAGGGGAGGAGCGGGGAAGCGGGATGGCGATTATCAGCGCTGCCAATGGACTCGGCCTTGTATTTGGACCCGCCATTGCAGGAGCATTTACTATCATCGGTCTGCTGTGGCCGCTTTATTTTGGCATTTTTATAGCGATCGCTGCGTTTATTATCGCTTTGTTGTTAATCCCAGCAGCCAAACCCGTCATTCAGGCAAAGCCGCCTAGAGTCAACCCATTCCAACGTGGGTTACTAATGTACCTTGCTGCCGGCTTGGTTACGATGATTGGCATCATGACATTGCAGGTTGTCGGGGGATTTTATTTTCAGGATCAACTGGCTCTATCTCCAGCGGCGACGGCCCGAATGGTTTCGTTTGGACTTATGTTCTCCGGAGTAGCCATGTTGATCATGCAGGTCATTCAGATGAAGTGGTTGAAATGGCAGCCACGTCCGATGATTTTGCTCGGGTCCCTTTTTCTGATCGCAAGCATGGTCCTGTTTCTTGTATCCACCCAGTTGCCCATGTACTATTTCTCATTCTTCCTGTTCGGTATGGGTTCGGGTCTGATGATGCCGGGCTTCATGGCAGGTGCTTCGCTGGCGGTCAGCAAAGAACAACAGGGAGGAGCAGCCGGATTGGTAGCAGCGATTCAGGGGATATCCGCTGTCATTACTCCGATACTTACAACGACACTTTACCAGGTGGACAAACATATTCCATTTATGCTCGTGGCCGTTCTTGTTGTTTTAATGGCAATTATGATGCTGGGAATGCGAAAGAACCAGCCCCAATCGGTAGCTGGATCTCATTAG
- a CDS encoding AraC family transcriptional regulator has translation MRTDDALGVVYQHYLTQEPYSQQDEHTYLLSPKAGSGKVKRVTTYSGIEILYSQVEYHQPYPTYFASETPIVELQFALSGERHVDISGQDYSLSIGQGALIFMHDFEAWFHPPAREPYTSFSLGIPVSLFNYAAAQLGSFKPIAFNQVLGQKVFKPIVFQLDNRIRTMIDSLIVELNNSYRSSLMMEATALEILNRFMIQLFDLAPIPAGFSREDIRKLHTAREIMEACMVDPPSLLALSRQVGLNDFKLKKGFKALFGSTVFEYLRQVRLDNAMKLLRNQDNNVTEAAIAVGYSNVSAFSQQFYRKFGVKPSEMKKIY, from the coding sequence ATGCGCACGGATGATGCATTAGGCGTAGTATACCAACATTACCTGACCCAGGAGCCTTACAGTCAGCAAGATGAACATACGTATCTGCTCTCTCCCAAGGCGGGTAGCGGTAAGGTCAAAAGAGTGACAACATACAGTGGCATTGAGATTTTATATTCCCAGGTTGAATATCATCAGCCTTATCCTACGTATTTTGCGTCCGAGACACCCATTGTGGAATTGCAATTTGCCTTATCAGGAGAGCGACATGTGGATATATCCGGTCAGGATTATTCATTATCGATAGGGCAAGGGGCCCTTATTTTTATGCATGATTTCGAAGCGTGGTTTCATCCTCCGGCCAGGGAGCCGTATACGTCCTTTTCGCTGGGGATTCCGGTATCTCTGTTCAATTATGCTGCGGCACAACTGGGCAGTTTCAAGCCGATTGCGTTTAATCAGGTGTTGGGACAGAAGGTGTTTAAGCCGATTGTATTTCAACTGGATAACCGGATACGAACGATGATTGACAGTCTGATTGTGGAATTAAACAACAGTTATCGATCATCCTTAATGATGGAAGCCACAGCTTTGGAGATCTTGAATCGATTTATGATCCAACTGTTTGATCTGGCGCCAATCCCTGCGGGATTCTCCAGAGAGGACATCCGGAAGTTACATACGGCGCGGGAGATTATGGAGGCCTGCATGGTAGATCCTCCATCTTTGCTAGCATTGTCCAGACAAGTGGGTCTTAACGATTTTAAATTAAAAAAAGGGTTCAAGGCGCTTTTCGGAAGTACGGTCTTCGAATATTTGCGTCAGGTTCGTCTCGACAACGCCATGAAGCTGCTTCGCAATCAGGATAACAACGTCACCGAGGCCGCCATTGCGGTCGGTTACAGCAATGTCAGTGCCTTTTCGCAGCAATTTTATCGCAAATTCGGCGTGAAGCCTTCTGAAATGAAAAAGATTTATTAA
- a CDS encoding stalk domain-containing protein, translating into MKKRNQWLAVLSMTAILTAGATSYTSMIHAADATKPANDHIVLRTAIQNMQGTVTWNGSSRSVDIQIADTKVQLPVGTSSATINGVKIPLDSKSYITNGTTYVSPQTLKLITDQLILKQNKTGFERTASFQMPGGKAEISASTPDGQRLLVTEADNGSISVLDIADLKNINVLKTVSFHDLSAKAEVTSVTVSKDGKYGLAVIRTGDTDSEANKGLLAIVDLTTYKTVKTYELGIGPDSIALSPDGLHAVIAIEDEELNKVADEIDYANTKRPGSIMVVSFAGGNVLEGEITNLPVSLDNVEGAIYPHDPQPEYVAISPDSKTAAITLQENNVVAIVDLETKKISSIFALGTTSHQADLKDDGIVQFKETLTARYEPDGIAFSADGKYLLTANEGDLGKNEFEDGVKAGGRNIAVWDLQGQRMYDSQNLIDEATAMVGLYPDDRSPNKGSEVENLTVATVDGATYAAVASERADAILFFDLADPVNPDYLGLIPTAGESPEGIHRVNGRNLFVSADESTGTLSFFAKK; encoded by the coding sequence TTGAAAAAGAGAAATCAATGGCTTGCCGTTCTGTCGATGACTGCCATTCTTACCGCAGGAGCCACTAGCTACACATCCATGATCCATGCCGCTGACGCAACTAAACCTGCCAATGATCATATCGTCCTGCGTACAGCCATCCAAAACATGCAGGGTACGGTCACATGGAACGGAAGCAGCCGCAGTGTCGATATCCAGATCGCAGATACTAAAGTACAACTTCCTGTAGGAACGTCCTCAGCCACCATCAACGGTGTGAAAATTCCTCTGGATAGTAAAAGCTATATCACCAATGGGACAACCTATGTATCTCCCCAAACGCTAAAATTAATCACGGATCAATTGATCCTGAAACAAAATAAAACCGGTTTTGAACGGACCGCATCCTTCCAGATGCCTGGTGGCAAAGCAGAAATATCAGCCTCTACACCAGATGGACAGCGCCTGCTCGTAACCGAGGCGGACAATGGCAGTATTTCCGTGCTGGACATTGCTGACTTGAAAAACATCAATGTATTGAAAACCGTCAGCTTCCATGACCTCTCTGCCAAAGCTGAAGTCACGAGCGTAACCGTGTCCAAAGATGGCAAATACGGTCTGGCTGTTATTCGTACAGGTGATACGGACAGTGAAGCAAACAAAGGATTGCTTGCCATTGTAGATCTGACAACCTACAAAACCGTCAAAACGTATGAACTCGGTATTGGTCCTGACTCCATTGCACTGTCACCTGACGGTCTACATGCGGTGATCGCGATAGAGGATGAAGAGCTGAATAAAGTTGCCGATGAAATTGACTATGCCAACACCAAACGTCCGGGTAGCATTATGGTTGTATCTTTTGCTGGCGGGAACGTACTGGAGGGTGAAATCACCAACTTGCCGGTATCTCTGGACAATGTAGAAGGCGCCATCTATCCGCATGATCCACAACCGGAGTATGTTGCCATTAGTCCGGATAGCAAGACAGCAGCCATCACGTTACAGGAGAACAATGTCGTGGCCATCGTAGATCTGGAGACGAAAAAGATCAGCTCCATCTTCGCGCTTGGTACCACTTCACATCAGGCCGACCTGAAAGATGACGGTATCGTTCAGTTTAAAGAGACATTGACCGCTCGTTATGAACCGGATGGTATTGCTTTCTCGGCAGATGGTAAATACCTGCTGACAGCCAATGAAGGGGACCTGGGCAAGAATGAATTTGAGGATGGTGTAAAAGCAGGCGGACGTAATATTGCTGTCTGGGATCTGCAAGGCCAGCGGATGTACGATAGCCAGAACCTCATTGACGAGGCAACCGCCATGGTTGGCTTGTACCCGGATGATCGCAGTCCCAACAAGGGAAGTGAAGTGGAGAATCTAACCGTTGCTACTGTAGATGGTGCAACATATGCCGCGGTAGCTTCCGAACGGGCAGATGCCATTTTGTTCTTCGATCTTGCTGATCCGGTCAATCCGGACTATCTGGGTCTGATCCCTACAGCCGGAGAGTCGCCGGAGGGAATCCATCGGGTAAATGGACGTAACCTGTTTGTGAGTGCTGATGAAAGCACAGGAACACTTAGTTTTTTTGCCAAGAAATAG
- a CDS encoding carboxylesterase family protein translates to MKTIKRSIAVATILGLCVSALPAYAAGNTASSSSAAMDKLIQSELIRGSGQGVNAAYLNKKATRIQAAVLYLRLSGLEKEALAYQGTETYDDAAQAGKVLQPVVGYLKQHPYVAEIVTGTEKFDPNAPLTAEGYAEMLLKVLGYEAGTDYEQGAASTYAAGKGIKALQGQGASQLTNRLMAEATAQALQTQLKNGSGTLEQSWLKHKEAGAFQPQTVQQTKYGAIDGKTYEQYGTLGWLGVPYAAPPVGELRWKAPQEPEAWTGTRSAKEFAANSLQISGKNTVGSEDSLYLNIWRPDTTSSKLPVMVFLHGGGNMTGSGKDFQGEQLARSTNSIIISVNYRLGALGFFENAALKTGNALDESGNYGLLDAFRALEWVQDNIEGFGGDTGNVTLAGQSAGARDVLATLISPLSKGLYQKAVAFSGGLTTASPEEGEQKSEDVLVKLLVQEGKAANAEEAKAWIGKQSQAQLESYLRALPADKLVTAFGATAIRMEPFPHLFRDGTVIPKEGFDAINSGNYTKVPVLLGSLETEFSGFAFGDPNFAPSIADETLFTDKTKAEQYAAALKYGSEAYAGFNAERVAEQLTSEAGQPPVYAYRFAWGTQPGVISERLLTLLGAPHGADMDFYTGHADGIAAYFPEGYFSDTNKPGRDQLSTAMAAYLKQFLYTGNPSKGGSPDLAAWTPWTKDAQAPIMRLDASNTMAEIGMSTQYNQDKEAVMAKMKKELPEETYKLLTEKVFAGRFFWE, encoded by the coding sequence ATGAAAACCATTAAACGTTCGATTGCCGTAGCAACAATTCTGGGGTTATGTGTATCCGCTCTACCGGCATATGCAGCAGGCAATACAGCATCCTCTTCTTCAGCAGCGATGGACAAACTGATCCAATCCGAGCTTATTCGCGGCAGCGGTCAAGGCGTTAATGCGGCTTATCTGAACAAAAAGGCTACACGCATTCAGGCCGCAGTGCTTTACTTGCGTTTGTCCGGATTGGAGAAAGAAGCACTCGCTTATCAGGGAACGGAAACGTATGACGATGCGGCTCAGGCAGGCAAAGTATTGCAACCGGTCGTTGGATACTTGAAGCAGCATCCGTATGTAGCTGAGATCGTAACAGGAACGGAGAAGTTTGATCCTAACGCACCCCTTACAGCAGAAGGTTATGCCGAAATGTTACTGAAGGTGCTCGGATATGAAGCGGGTACGGATTATGAGCAAGGAGCAGCTTCCACCTATGCGGCAGGTAAAGGAATTAAGGCGCTTCAAGGGCAGGGAGCGAGTCAACTTACCAATCGCCTGATGGCAGAGGCCACCGCACAGGCTTTGCAGACGCAGCTCAAGAATGGTAGTGGAACCTTGGAGCAGAGCTGGTTGAAACATAAAGAGGCTGGGGCGTTCCAACCTCAAACGGTGCAACAGACCAAATATGGTGCGATTGATGGCAAAACCTATGAGCAATATGGCACGCTCGGCTGGCTCGGTGTTCCTTACGCGGCACCTCCGGTAGGTGAACTGCGTTGGAAAGCTCCACAAGAACCGGAAGCATGGACAGGAACGAGATCGGCTAAGGAATTTGCAGCGAACAGCTTGCAGATTTCTGGTAAAAATACTGTAGGCAGCGAGGATTCGCTGTATCTTAATATCTGGCGTCCCGACACAACGAGTTCGAAACTTCCGGTGATGGTATTCCTGCACGGCGGCGGGAATATGACCGGATCAGGTAAAGATTTTCAGGGTGAACAGCTTGCACGGAGTACCAACAGCATCATTATCTCGGTGAACTATCGTTTGGGAGCCCTTGGATTCTTCGAGAATGCAGCGCTGAAAACAGGCAATGCCCTGGATGAATCCGGTAACTACGGTCTGCTCGATGCATTCCGTGCACTAGAGTGGGTACAGGATAATATCGAAGGTTTTGGCGGAGATACAGGCAATGTGACATTAGCCGGACAATCTGCGGGTGCACGTGATGTGCTGGCAACTCTGATCTCTCCACTTAGCAAAGGACTGTATCAAAAAGCAGTTGCTTTCAGCGGAGGATTGACGACAGCATCACCGGAAGAAGGCGAGCAAAAATCCGAAGATGTACTCGTGAAGCTGCTCGTACAAGAGGGGAAAGCGGCTAACGCAGAAGAAGCAAAAGCATGGATTGGCAAGCAATCTCAGGCACAGCTGGAGAGCTACCTGCGTGCACTGCCTGCGGACAAGCTGGTCACAGCGTTTGGTGCAACCGCAATCCGTATGGAACCATTCCCGCATCTGTTCCGAGATGGTACTGTGATTCCAAAAGAAGGATTTGACGCGATCAATAGCGGCAATTATACGAAAGTTCCTGTATTGCTCGGCAGCTTGGAAACGGAGTTCTCTGGCTTTGCCTTTGGTGATCCGAACTTCGCTCCATCCATCGCCGATGAGACTCTGTTTACCGATAAAACCAAGGCGGAGCAATATGCTGCTGCGTTGAAATACGGTAGCGAAGCTTATGCAGGCTTTAATGCAGAGCGTGTAGCGGAGCAATTGACGAGTGAAGCAGGTCAGCCACCGGTATATGCGTATCGTTTTGCATGGGGTACACAACCTGGAGTCATCTCTGAGCGTTTGCTTACATTACTGGGCGCACCACATGGTGCAGACATGGACTTCTATACAGGGCACGCAGACGGTATTGCTGCCTATTTCCCTGAGGGGTACTTTAGCGATACGAACAAACCAGGACGTGATCAGTTGTCCACCGCGATGGCAGCATACCTGAAGCAGTTCCTGTACACAGGCAATCCAAGTAAGGGTGGGTCCCCTGATCTGGCGGCATGGACACCTTGGACGAAAGATGCCCAAGCCCCAATCATGCGTCTGGATGCAAGCAATACAATGGCAGAGATTGGCATGTCCACACAATATAATCAAGACAAAGAAGCCGTTATGGCGAAGATGAAAAAAGAATTGCCAGAAGAAACATACAAACTGTTGACGGAAAAAGTGTTCGCAGGTCGTTTCTTCTGGGAATAA
- a CDS encoding amidohydrolase, whose amino-acid sequence MMDMIALRRDLHAHPELGFTEFRTATKVVQMLTELGYSVTYGKDAIDDTSRRGLPKPEVLEDAYQRALREGADPVIVEQMRGGFTAVVAELQGEQEGPSTAFRFDMDALPIRESKLEQHAPQAAQFRSNHEGIMHACAHDGHTTIGLALAERLSNRKFAGKIRLLFQPAEEGVRGAYAMVEKGMLEQVDRLFCIHLGTGVPSGHIRGASAGFLATTKLEAHFTGVSSHAGASPEEGRNALLGAATAMLNIHALPRFSSADTRINVGILEGGTGANIIAEHARMVIETRSTSEETNWELERRVRHIIEHSAAMHELTATVEVVGSAIPIRCDMELAELAVQQAEGIAGFTHAEAISDSAALGSEDASYMIRRVQEQGGKATYMIVGSELPAPHHHPEFDIDEAVLALAVELLEKLARTL is encoded by the coding sequence ATGATGGATATGATTGCGCTTCGCCGGGATCTGCACGCACATCCTGAACTGGGATTTACGGAATTTCGTACCGCGACCAAAGTGGTGCAGATGCTGACGGAACTGGGGTATAGCGTCACTTATGGAAAAGATGCCATTGACGACACATCACGGCGGGGGCTGCCCAAACCGGAAGTGTTGGAAGATGCATATCAGCGTGCCCTCCGGGAAGGTGCAGATCCCGTAATCGTGGAGCAGATGCGAGGTGGATTCACCGCCGTTGTCGCTGAACTTCAAGGGGAGCAGGAGGGACCATCGACGGCGTTCCGCTTCGATATGGATGCACTGCCGATCCGTGAGAGCAAGTTGGAACAACATGCGCCGCAAGCGGCACAATTTCGTTCCAATCATGAGGGCATTATGCACGCCTGTGCACACGATGGACATACAACGATTGGACTAGCACTTGCAGAACGGTTGAGTAACCGGAAGTTTGCCGGCAAGATCCGGCTGTTGTTCCAGCCTGCCGAAGAAGGTGTGCGCGGAGCATATGCCATGGTCGAAAAAGGAATGCTGGAACAGGTGGATCGCCTGTTCTGTATTCACTTGGGTACCGGTGTGCCATCCGGTCATATCAGAGGTGCGTCTGCCGGATTCCTGGCAACGACCAAGCTGGAAGCGCACTTCACCGGGGTATCTTCCCATGCAGGGGCTTCACCGGAGGAAGGACGGAACGCACTGCTGGGCGCAGCGACCGCCATGCTCAATATTCATGCACTTCCCCGGTTCAGCTCGGCAGATACCCGGATCAATGTAGGTATTTTGGAAGGTGGAACAGGGGCCAATATTATTGCTGAGCATGCTCGTATGGTTATTGAGACGCGATCGACGAGTGAAGAAACAAATTGGGAGCTGGAACGTCGCGTGCGGCACATCATTGAGCATAGCGCAGCCATGCATGAACTGACCGCTACAGTTGAGGTGGTCGGAAGTGCTATTCCGATTCGATGTGATATGGAACTTGCAGAACTTGCGGTTCAGCAAGCAGAAGGCATCGCTGGGTTCACCCATGCAGAGGCCATATCAGATAGTGCTGCTCTCGGCAGCGAGGATGCCAGTTATATGATCCGGCGAGTGCAGGAGCAAGGTGGCAAAGCTACGTATATGATTGTTGGGAGCGAGTTGCCTGCTCCGCATCATCATCCCGAATTTGATATTGATGAAGCGGTATTGGCCCTTGCGGTAGAACTGCTGGAAAAGTTGGCACGTACACTGTAA